The Eleutherodactylus coqui strain aEleCoq1 chromosome 6, aEleCoq1.hap1, whole genome shotgun sequence genome window below encodes:
- the C1QB gene encoding complement C1q subcomponent subunit B, with protein sequence MDPGGALTFFCIVFLSFPLCQAQSCPAHMPGIPGIPGTPGADGMDGANGEKGDQGPPGTILGWNEEEQRGDPGPPGTPGKVGPKGPMGPPGSSGLQGIKGLKGESGDYKTEVHSAFSVKKTTMGNPRKDQPIRFDQIVINVNNQYNAMSGKFTCQYPGLYYFTYHASSRGHLCIYIVKGRFNSNPEKVVLFCDQVFNIFQTTTGSIVLKVSQGESVWLETTDKNHLLGTEGAESIFTGFLLFPES encoded by the exons ATGGACCCTGGAGGAGCGCTGACCTTCTTCTGTATTGTCTTCCTATCTTTTCCCTTATGCCAGGCGCAGAGTTGCCCGGCACACATGCCGGGAATTCCCGGGATACCTGGAACACCTGGTGCAGATGGGATGGATGGAGCAAATGGGGAGAAGGGAGACCAGG GCCCTCCTGGAACCATTCTTGGCTGGAATGAGGAAGAACAAAGAGGAGACCCTGGTCCACCTGGAACACCAGGAAAAGTGGGCCCAAAAGGGCCAATGGGTCCCCCGGGTTCTTCTGGACTTCAAGGTATAAAAGGCTTAAAAGGAGAATCTGGAGACTACAAGACCGAGGTGCATTCTGCTTTCTCCGTGAAGAAGACCACTATGGGGAACCCGCGCAAGGATCAACCCATTCGCTTTGATCAAATAGTCATCAACGTGAACAATCAGTACAATGCCATGAGCGGAAAGTTCACCTGTCAGTACCCTGGTCTCTACTACTTCACGTACCACGCCTCGTCCAGGGGTCACCTGTGTATCTATATTGTCAAAGGCAGATTTAACAGTAACCCGGAGAAGGTCGTCCTGTTCTGTGATCAGGTCTTCAACATCTTCCAGACAACCACAGGCAGCATTGTGCTAAAGGTCAGCCAGGGTGAGTCTGTCTGGCTGGAGACTACTGACAAGAACCACCTGCTGGGCACAGAAGGGGCAGAAAGTATATTCACCGGCTTCCTCCTCTTCCCAGAGTCTTAA